CCGAGCGGTATGCCGATGCCCAGGCCGAGGAATCGCGCACTTCCGCATAGGGCAGAAGGGAGTAACCGATGCCCATAGAAGTTGAGGTGGTTTCGCGCGTGCGCGAGCTGTACCACACGACCAGGGCCACGCTGGTGGTCATCCCCGGCAGCGAAGGGCAGATGGGCGTGCTGCCCAACCACACGCCGCTGCTCACGACGCTGAACTACGGGGAGCTGCGCATCGTGGAAGGCCAGCAGGAAGTCAGCTTTGTGGTGTACGGCGGCATCGTCGACATCCGTCCCGACAAGGTCACCGTGCTGGCTGACGACGCCGAATCCGTGTACGACATCGACCTGGACGAGGTCGAGGCCGCGCGTGAGCGGGCGCGCCAGTTTATGCTGGAGCACCCGACTGACGGCCAGCGGGCCGAGATCGCGCAGGAGCTGCGGCGCGCCGAAATCGCGGTACGCATCCGGCAGCGCGTCGAGGCGAGCGGCCACCAGATCCGCGTGCTGGACGACACCGGCGCCGGGTAAGCGGCAAGACGTTAACAGGAATGGAACGGGGGCGGCCTATGGGCGGCCCTCGTTTTTGTTCGGCGGCATTCAACTTGACGGTTTTGGTTGCGCTGATTTCCCTCCTGATTTTTCGCCTAGCCGGGCCGGACGCGGTATGGTAAGCTAAAATCTTTGCGGCTACGTGAATCAC
This sequence is a window from Aggregatilinea lenta. Protein-coding genes within it:
- the atpC gene encoding ATP synthase F1 subunit epsilon, with amino-acid sequence MPIEVEVVSRVRELYHTTRATLVVIPGSEGQMGVLPNHTPLLTTLNYGELRIVEGQQEVSFVVYGGIVDIRPDKVTVLADDAESVYDIDLDEVEAARERARQFMLEHPTDGQRAEIAQELRRAEIAVRIRQRVEASGHQIRVLDDTGAG